The following coding sequences are from one Pseudomonas oryzae window:
- the dctP gene encoding C4-dicarboxylate TRAP substrate-binding protein DctP, protein MFKLTAKALACALSLAVAGLAQAADPVVIKFSHVVAENTPKGQGAMLFKKLAEERLPGKVKVEVYPNSSLFGDGKEMEALLLGDVQIIAPSLAKFEQYTKQVQIFDLPFLFDDIAAVDRFQNSPQGKALLTSMEGKGITGLGYWHNGMKQLSANKPLYEPKDARGLKFRVQASAVLEEQFKAVRANPRKMSFAEVYQGLQTGVVNGAENPYSNIYSQKMHEVQKYITESNHGVLDYMVITNTKFWNGLPEDVRGELAKIMEEVTVEVNKQADALNQGDKQRILDAKTTEIIALNDEQRAKWREAMKPVWKKFEGEIGADLIKAAEAANAAN, encoded by the coding sequence ATGTTCAAGCTCACTGCCAAGGCGCTCGCCTGCGCCCTTTCGCTCGCCGTCGCCGGCCTGGCCCAGGCCGCCGATCCGGTGGTCATCAAGTTCTCCCACGTGGTCGCCGAGAACACCCCCAAGGGCCAGGGCGCCATGCTGTTCAAGAAGCTGGCCGAGGAACGCCTGCCGGGCAAGGTGAAGGTCGAGGTCTACCCGAACTCCTCGCTGTTCGGTGACGGCAAGGAGATGGAGGCCCTGCTGCTCGGCGACGTGCAGATCATCGCCCCGTCGCTGGCCAAGTTCGAGCAGTACACCAAGCAGGTGCAGATCTTCGACCTGCCGTTCCTGTTCGACGACATCGCCGCGGTCGACCGCTTCCAGAACAGCCCGCAGGGCAAGGCGCTGCTGACCTCGATGGAAGGCAAGGGCATCACCGGCCTGGGCTACTGGCACAACGGCATGAAGCAGCTGTCGGCCAACAAGCCGCTGTACGAGCCCAAGGACGCCCGCGGCCTGAAGTTCCGCGTGCAGGCCTCCGCGGTGCTCGAGGAGCAGTTCAAGGCGGTGCGCGCCAACCCGCGCAAGATGAGCTTCGCCGAGGTCTACCAGGGCCTGCAGACCGGCGTGGTCAACGGCGCCGAGAACCCCTACTCGAACATCTACTCGCAGAAGATGCACGAGGTGCAGAAGTACATCACCGAGTCCAACCATGGCGTGCTGGACTACATGGTGATCACCAACACCAAGTTCTGGAACGGCCTGCCGGAAGACGTGCGCGGCGAGCTGGCGAAGATCATGGAAGAGGTGACCGTCGAGGTGAACAAGCAGGCCGACGCCCTCAACCAGGGCGACAAGCAGCGCATCCTCGACGCCAAGACCACCGAGATCATCGCCCTGAACGACGAGCAGCGCGCCAAGTGGCGCGAGGCGATGAAACCGGTGTGGAAGAAGTTCGAGGGTGAGATCGGCGCCGACCTGATCAAGGCAGCCGAGGCAGCCAACGCCGCCAACTAA
- the ligB gene encoding NAD-dependent DNA ligase LigB produces MPRRPSAWPGAALALALLLPALAHAECPDWPQSRAADELHSLAERIAGWDSAYHRDGRSPIDDSLYDQARARLAQWNRCFPALARTPHALAAAAGPLAHPVAHTGLAKLDDAAAVEAWIAGQDDLWVQPKVDGVAVSLIYEDGRLARVISRGDGRHGQDWSASARRIPAIPAELPGAPARLLLQGELYWRLDDHVQAEHGGAGARARVAGLLARAALSEADGRGIGLFVWDWPQGPEAMAERLAGLRRLGFDSPDYTLAVSHADDIAAWRERWYRQPLPFASDGIVIRHGRRPPASRWRAEPPHWAVAWKYPAEQALAEVRRVEFRIGRSGRITPLLHLEPLLLEDRRIARVSVGSLGRWRELDIRPGDQVAVRLAGLTVPRLEGVVWQGSERAPLAVPDPARHHALSCWRAGEPGCAAQLHARLVWLGGRQGLALDGVGPATWRSLQEAGLVNGLLDWLDLEQDRLTALPGFGAQRAGRLWRSLQAARQRPFHAWLRALGLPAAGDTRLAADWTTLAARGAADWQAAGAGARQARQLQAFFAHPEVGALRRRLQAAGVAGF; encoded by the coding sequence ATGCCCCGCCGCCCATCCGCATGGCCCGGCGCCGCCCTGGCGCTGGCCCTGCTGCTGCCCGCCCTCGCCCACGCCGAATGCCCGGACTGGCCACAGTCCCGCGCCGCCGATGAACTGCACAGCCTCGCCGAACGCATCGCCGGCTGGGACAGCGCCTATCACCGCGACGGCCGCAGCCCCATCGACGACAGCCTCTACGACCAGGCACGCGCGCGCCTCGCGCAGTGGAACCGCTGCTTCCCGGCACTGGCCCGCACGCCCCATGCCCTGGCCGCCGCAGCCGGCCCGCTGGCCCATCCGGTGGCGCACACCGGGCTGGCCAAGCTCGACGATGCCGCCGCGGTGGAAGCCTGGATCGCCGGCCAGGATGACCTGTGGGTGCAGCCCAAGGTCGACGGCGTGGCGGTCAGCCTGATCTACGAGGACGGCCGCCTGGCACGGGTGATCAGCCGTGGCGACGGCCGCCACGGCCAGGACTGGAGCGCCAGCGCGCGGCGGATTCCCGCCATCCCCGCCGAACTGCCCGGCGCGCCGGCGCGGCTGCTGCTGCAGGGCGAGCTGTACTGGCGGCTGGACGACCATGTGCAGGCCGAGCACGGCGGCGCCGGCGCGCGCGCCCGGGTCGCCGGCCTGCTCGCCCGCGCAGCGCTGAGCGAGGCTGACGGCCGGGGCATCGGCCTGTTCGTCTGGGACTGGCCGCAAGGCCCCGAGGCGATGGCCGAGCGCCTGGCCGGCCTGCGCCGGCTGGGCTTCGACAGCCCGGACTACACCCTGGCGGTGAGCCATGCCGACGACATCGCCGCCTGGCGCGAGCGCTGGTACCGCCAGCCGTTGCCGTTCGCCAGCGACGGCATCGTCATCCGCCACGGCCGCCGCCCGCCGGCGTCGCGCTGGCGCGCCGAGCCGCCGCACTGGGCGGTGGCCTGGAAGTACCCCGCCGAACAGGCGCTGGCCGAGGTACGCCGGGTGGAGTTCCGCATCGGCCGCAGCGGCCGCATCACCCCGCTGCTGCACCTCGAGCCGCTGCTGCTGGAGGACCGGCGCATCGCCCGGGTCAGCGTCGGCTCGCTCGGGCGCTGGCGCGAGCTGGACATCCGCCCCGGCGATCAGGTGGCGGTGCGCCTCGCCGGGCTGACCGTCCCGCGCCTTGAGGGGGTGGTCTGGCAGGGCAGCGAACGCGCGCCGCTGGCGGTGCCCGATCCGGCGCGGCATCACGCCCTGAGCTGCTGGCGCGCCGGCGAGCCGGGCTGCGCCGCCCAGCTCCACGCCCGCCTGGTGTGGCTGGGCGGGCGACAGGGCCTGGCGCTGGACGGGGTCGGCCCGGCCACCTGGCGCTCGCTGCAGGAGGCCGGGCTGGTCAACGGTCTGCTCGACTGGCTGGACCTGGAGCAGGACCGCCTGACCGCCCTGCCGGGCTTCGGCGCGCAGCGCGCGGGCCGCCTGTGGCGCAGCCTGCAGGCGGCCCGCCAGCGGCCGTTCCACGCCTGGCTGCGCGCCCTCGGCCTGCCGGCGGCCGGCGATACGCGCCTGGCGGCGGACTGGACGACCCTGGCCGCCCGCGGCGCGGCCGACTGGCAGGCCGCCGGCGCCGGCGCGCGCCAGGCCCGGCAGCTGCAGGCGTTCTTCGCCCATCCCGAGGTGGGCGCGCTGCGCCGCCGGTTGCAGGCGGCCGGGGTGGCGGGGTTCTGA
- a CDS encoding TRAP transporter small permease gives MNALRLVWDRFEEGFIVFLLTAMTLVTFVYVILNNLYTLFYNLGDRFEGAGDFFFAIGDFILDLAQAMTWSNALTKALFAWLIFFGLAYGVRTAGHIGVDALVKLASKPVQRIIGLLGCLACLGYAGLLSVASFSWAQTLFTAAIGAEDLGHFGVQQWHIGLIVPFGFAMVFIRFAEIFVRILTNRQTGLGLADEAAEAIKLTEHEEHGK, from the coding sequence ATGAACGCCTTGCGCCTGGTCTGGGATCGCTTCGAGGAAGGCTTCATCGTCTTCCTGCTGACGGCCATGACCCTGGTGACGTTCGTCTACGTCATCCTCAACAACCTGTACACCCTGTTCTACAACCTCGGCGACCGCTTCGAGGGCGCCGGCGACTTCTTCTTCGCCATCGGCGACTTCATCCTCGACCTCGCCCAGGCGATGACCTGGAGCAACGCGCTGACCAAGGCGCTGTTCGCCTGGCTGATCTTCTTCGGCCTGGCCTACGGCGTGCGCACCGCCGGCCACATCGGCGTCGACGCGCTGGTCAAGCTGGCCAGCAAGCCGGTGCAGCGCATCATCGGCCTGCTCGGCTGCCTGGCCTGCCTGGGCTACGCCGGCCTGCTCAGCGTGGCCAGCTTCTCGTGGGCCCAGACCCTGTTCACCGCCGCCATCGGCGCCGAGGACCTCGGCCACTTCGGCGTGCAGCAGTGGCACATCGGCCTGATCGTGCCGTTCGGCTTCGCCATGGTGTTCATCCGCTTCGCCGAGATCTTCGTGCGCATCCTCACCAACCGCCAGACCGGCCTGGGCCTGGCCGACGAAGCCGCCGAGGCGATCAAGCTGACCGAGCACGAGGAGCACGGCAAATGA
- the dctM gene encoding C4-dicarboxylate TRAP transporter large permease protein DctM, translating to MTILFLFLALFVLMFMGVPIAVSLGLAGSLTIMIFSEDSVRSLAIKLFETSEHYTLLAIPFFLLAGAFMTTGGVARRLIDFANACVGHIRGGLAIGAVLACMLFAALSGSSPATVAAVGSIAIAGMVRSGYPQAFGAGIVCNAGTLGILIPPSVVMVVYAAATETSVGKLFMAGVVPGILLGVVLMAAIYIIAVKKNLPALPRASFREWLSAARKAIWGLLLMVIILGGIYSGMFTPTEAAAVAAVYSGFVALFVYKDMTLRECPKVILESAKLSIMLMFIIANAMLFAHVLTTEQIPQQITAWVIEMGLSPWMFLLVVNIVLLVAGAFMEPSAIILILAPILFPIAVQLGIDPIHLGIIMVVNMEIGLITPPVGLNLFVTSAVTGMPVAAVIRAAMPWLMMLLGFLVIITYIPAISLALPNWLGMS from the coding sequence ATGACCATCCTGTTCCTGTTCCTCGCCCTGTTCGTGCTGATGTTCATGGGCGTGCCGATCGCCGTGTCGCTGGGCCTGGCCGGCTCGCTGACCATCATGATCTTCAGCGAGGACTCGGTACGCTCGCTGGCGATCAAGCTGTTCGAAACCTCCGAGCACTACACCCTGCTGGCGATTCCGTTCTTCCTGCTCGCCGGCGCCTTCATGACCACCGGCGGCGTGGCGCGCCGGCTGATCGACTTCGCCAACGCCTGCGTCGGCCACATCCGCGGCGGCCTGGCGATCGGCGCGGTGCTGGCGTGCATGCTGTTCGCCGCGCTGTCCGGCTCCAGCCCGGCCACCGTCGCCGCGGTCGGCTCGATCGCCATCGCCGGCATGGTGCGCTCCGGCTACCCGCAGGCGTTCGGCGCCGGCATCGTCTGCAACGCCGGCACCCTGGGCATCCTCATCCCGCCGTCGGTGGTGATGGTGGTGTACGCCGCCGCCACCGAGACCTCGGTCGGCAAGCTGTTCATGGCCGGCGTGGTGCCGGGCATCCTGCTCGGCGTGGTGCTGATGGCGGCGATCTACATCATCGCGGTGAAGAAGAACCTGCCGGCGCTGCCGCGCGCCTCCTTCCGCGAGTGGCTGAGCGCCGCGCGCAAGGCGATCTGGGGCCTGCTGCTGATGGTGATCATCCTCGGCGGCATCTACTCGGGCATGTTCACCCCCACCGAGGCGGCCGCGGTGGCGGCGGTGTACTCCGGCTTCGTCGCCCTGTTCGTCTACAAGGACATGACCCTGCGCGAATGTCCGAAGGTGATCCTCGAGTCGGCCAAGCTGAGCATCATGCTGATGTTCATCATCGCCAACGCCATGCTGTTCGCCCACGTGCTGACCACCGAGCAGATTCCCCAGCAGATCACCGCCTGGGTGATCGAGATGGGCCTGTCGCCGTGGATGTTCCTGCTGGTGGTGAACATCGTGCTGCTGGTGGCCGGCGCCTTCATGGAGCCGTCGGCGATCATCCTGATCCTCGCCCCGATCCTGTTCCCCATCGCCGTGCAGCTGGGCATCGACCCGATCCACCTCGGCATCATCATGGTGGTGAACATGGAGATCGGCCTGATCACCCCGCCGGTGGGCCTCAACCTGTTCGTCACCTCGGCGGTCACCGGCATGCCGGTGGCTGCGGTGATCCGCGCCGCCATGCCCTGGCTGATGATGCTGCTCGGCTTCCTGGTGATCATCACCTACATTCCGGCGATCTCCCTGGCCCTGCCGAACTGGCTGGGCATGAGCTGA